One region of Fusobacterium periodonticum 1_1_41FAA genomic DNA includes:
- a CDS encoding glycosyltransferase family 9 protein, whose protein sequence is MNILIIHTAFIGDIVLSTALVSKVKEKYPDSDIYYLTTPLGKEILKNNPKIKEIITYDKRGKDKGFKAFVSFVRKIRKLKIDVCLTPHRYLRSSVLSFLSGAKIREGYDIANLAFLFNKKIKYDKTKHEVEKLLSFVDDNNTKRYELEMYPDENDKIKIDSLLKNLLDNKKIILIAPGSKWFTKKWPEEYFRTLIQNLVKRDDLLIVITGGKEEKEINLELDSKVLDLRGEISLLELAELTKRATLVVSNDSAPIHVTSAFPNTRIIGIFGPTVKEFGFFPWSQNSKVFEIDNLYCRPCAIHGGNSCPEKHFRCMREITPDLIENEIYNYIASTDDKKVKANE, encoded by the coding sequence ATGAATATTTTAATAATACATACAGCTTTTATTGGAGATATTGTACTTTCGACTGCTCTAGTATCAAAAGTAAAAGAAAAGTATCCTGACTCAGATATCTATTATTTGACAACACCTTTAGGGAAAGAAATACTAAAGAATAATCCTAAAATTAAAGAGATTATTACCTATGATAAAAGAGGAAAAGACAAGGGATTTAAAGCCTTTGTTTCTTTTGTAAGAAAGATTAGAAAGTTAAAAATAGATGTCTGTTTAACTCCACATAGATACCTAAGAAGTAGTGTATTATCTTTCTTAAGTGGAGCCAAAATAAGAGAAGGGTATGATATAGCAAACTTAGCTTTTCTCTTCAATAAAAAAATTAAATATGATAAGACAAAGCATGAAGTGGAGAAACTGCTTTCTTTTGTAGATGACAATAATACAAAAAGATATGAGCTTGAGATGTATCCTGACGAAAATGATAAAATAAAAATAGATTCTTTACTTAAAAATTTACTAGACAATAAAAAGATAATACTTATAGCACCTGGAAGTAAATGGTTTACTAAAAAATGGCCTGAAGAATACTTTAGAACTTTGATACAAAACTTAGTTAAAAGAGATGATTTACTGATAGTCATAACAGGTGGAAAAGAGGAAAAAGAAATAAACTTAGAACTTGATTCAAAAGTTTTAGATTTAAGAGGAGAAATAAGTTTATTGGAACTAGCAGAGCTTACTAAAAGAGCAACATTAGTTGTTTCAAATGATTCAGCTCCTATCCATGTAACATCAGCTTTCCCAAATACAAGAATAATAGGAATTTTTGGGCCAACAGTCAAGGAATTTGGTTTCTTCCCTTGGTCTCAAAATAGTAAAGTATTTGAAATTGATAATCTATATTGCAGACCTTGTGCAATACATGGGGGAAATTCTTGTCCTGAGAAACATTTTAGATGTATGAGGGAAATTACTCCAGACTTAATAGAAAATGAGATTTACAATTATATTGCTAGTACTGATGATAAAAAGGTGAAAGCCAATGAGTAA
- the recA gene encoding recombinase RecA: MAAKKDKNTPDSKITDKEGKQKAVNDAMAAITKGFGAGLIMKLGEKSSMNVESIPTGSINLDIALGIGGVPKGRIIEVYGAESSGKTTLALHIIAEAQKQGGTVAFIDAEHALDPVYAKALGVDIDELLISQPDYGEQALEIADTLVRSGAIDLIVIDSVAALVPKAEIDGEMSDQQMGLQARLMSKGLRKLTGNLNKYKTTMIFINQIREKIGVTYGPTTTTTGGKALKFYASVRLEVKKMGTVKQGDDPIGSEVVVKVTKNKVAPPFKEAAFEILYGKGISRVGEIIDAAVARDVIVKAGSWFSFREQSIGQGKEKVRIELESNPELLAQVEADLKEAISKGPVDKKKKKSKKELASDDVDTDDAELDEDSSEDSND, translated from the coding sequence ATGGCAGCAAAAAAAGATAAAAATACCCCAGATTCAAAAATAACTGATAAAGAAGGAAAACAAAAAGCTGTTAACGACGCAATGGCGGCGATTACAAAAGGTTTTGGTGCTGGGCTTATTATGAAATTGGGAGAAAAGAGTTCTATGAATGTAGAATCTATCCCAACAGGAAGTATAAATTTAGATATAGCTTTAGGAATTGGTGGAGTACCTAAGGGAAGAATTATAGAAGTTTACGGAGCAGAAAGTTCTGGTAAAACTACTCTTGCTTTACATATCATAGCTGAAGCACAAAAACAAGGTGGAACAGTTGCCTTTATCGATGCTGAACATGCTTTAGATCCAGTTTATGCAAAAGCTTTAGGTGTAGATATAGATGAACTTTTAATTTCTCAACCAGACTATGGAGAACAAGCACTTGAAATAGCAGATACTCTTGTTAGATCAGGGGCTATTGATTTAATAGTTATTGACTCAGTTGCAGCTCTTGTTCCAAAGGCAGAAATTGATGGAGAAATGTCTGATCAACAAATGGGACTACAAGCAAGACTTATGTCAAAAGGTTTAAGAAAATTAACAGGAAACCTTAATAAATATAAGACTACAATGATTTTTATTAACCAAATCAGAGAAAAAATTGGAGTAACTTATGGACCAACAACTACAACTACAGGAGGAAAAGCTCTTAAATTCTATGCTTCAGTTAGATTAGAAGTTAAGAAAATGGGTACAGTAAAACAAGGTGATGATCCAATAGGAAGTGAAGTTGTAGTAAAAGTAACTAAGAATAAGGTTGCACCTCCATTTAAAGAAGCAGCTTTTGAAATACTATATGGAAAAGGAATTTCAAGAGTAGGAGAAATTATAGATGCAGCTGTTGCTAGAGATGTAATAGTTAAAGCTGGTTCTTGGTTTAGCTTTAGAGAGCAAAGTATAGGTCAAGGAAAGGAAAAAGTAAGAATAGAATTAGAATCAAATCCAGAATTATTAGCACAAGTTGAAGCAGACTTAAAAGAAGCTATTTCAAAAGGACCTGTTGATAAGAAAAAGAAAAAATCTAAAAAGGAACTTGCTTCTGATGATGTAGATACTGATGATGCTGAATTAGATGAGGATTCAAGTGAAGACAGTAACGATTAA
- a CDS encoding AbrB family transcriptional regulator, whose protein sequence is MNGNEIIFLILTLAIGILGGYLANKKKVPAAFMIGALFAVAIFNIFTDRAFLPTSFKFITQVATGTFIGSKFRAKDVKMLRKVIIPGMVMVVLMIAFSFVLSFIMSHFLGIDYMTSFFATAPGGIMDISLIAYDFKANTSQVALLQLIRLISVISFVPFFTKKCYEKSKDKKVNFEKEIKNEIDEEEKILIKTEKSFTFTLVIGIIGGIIGYFSHLPAGTMSFAMAFVAFFNVRTQKAYMPLPLRKIIQTFGGALIGARVTLADVVALKTLVLPIILIIIGFCLMNVLVGFFLYKTTKFSLSTALLSASPGGMSDISLMAEDLGANGPQVASMQFLRAIFIVGVYPLIIKLL, encoded by the coding sequence ATGAATGGAAATGAAATTATATTTTTAATATTGACACTTGCCATTGGAATATTAGGTGGGTACTTAGCTAATAAAAAGAAAGTTCCTGCAGCCTTTATGATAGGGGCACTATTCGCTGTTGCTATTTTTAATATTTTTACTGATAGAGCTTTTCTACCAACTTCATTTAAGTTTATAACTCAGGTAGCAACTGGGACTTTTATAGGTTCTAAATTTCGTGCTAAAGATGTGAAAATGCTAAGAAAAGTTATTATTCCAGGTATGGTAATGGTTGTATTGATGATAGCTTTCAGTTTTGTATTATCATTTATAATGTCTCATTTTCTAGGAATAGACTATATGACTTCATTTTTTGCAACTGCCCCTGGTGGAATAATGGATATATCATTGATAGCTTATGACTTTAAAGCTAACACTTCTCAAGTAGCACTTTTACAACTGATAAGATTAATTTCAGTAATAAGTTTTGTACCATTTTTTACAAAAAAATGTTATGAAAAAAGCAAAGATAAGAAAGTGAATTTTGAGAAAGAAATAAAAAATGAAATAGATGAAGAAGAAAAAATTTTAATTAAAACTGAGAAATCATTTACTTTTACACTAGTAATTGGTATTATTGGAGGAATAATAGGTTATTTTTCTCATTTACCTGCAGGAACAATGAGTTTTGCTATGGCTTTTGTAGCCTTCTTCAATGTCAGAACTCAAAAAGCCTATATGCCCCTACCACTTAGAAAAATAATTCAAACTTTTGGTGGTGCTTTGATAGGAGCAAGAGTAACTTTAGCTGATGTAGTAGCTTTAAAAACTTTAGTCTTACCAATTATCCTTATAATAATTGGTTTTTGTTTGATGAATGTTCTAGTTGGTTTCTTCTTATATAAGACAACTAAGTTCTCTCTATCCACAGCCTTGCTTTCTGCTTCACCAGGTGGAATGTCAGATATTTCTTTAATGGCAGAAGATTTAGGAGCTAATGGACCTCAAGTTGCTTCTATGCAATTCTTAAGAGCGATATTTATAGTGGGAGTTTATCCACTTATAATAAAACTTCTATAA
- a CDS encoding polysaccharide deacetylase family protein: MIITLIILTIIMFFIIIFNKRAVPAFLYHQVNPISNVSPELFEEHLKVIKEYKMNTITISEFYNKEVPTNSILLTFDDGYFDNYKYVFPLLKKYNMKATIFLNTLYIMDKRETEPEIKDNNTVNLEAMKEYIKSGKATINQYMSWEEIKEMYDSSLIDFQAHSHKHMAMFVDTKIEGLTNKNRMEAPELYLYGELEDNFPSFPKRGEYTGKAILIKKEFFKIFKEFYEKNIENKVTDKNEVLKKSQEFIDENKEYFSIESEAEYRKRIEEDFSENKKIIEKNLGNEVKFFCWPWGHRSKETIKVLKELGVVGFISTKKGTNSIKANWNMIRRIELRNYSVKKFKINLLLARNLILGKIYGWIS; this comes from the coding sequence ATGATAATTACTTTAATTATACTTACAATAATAATGTTTTTTATTATTATTTTTAATAAAAGAGCAGTACCAGCTTTTCTATATCATCAGGTAAATCCTATCTCTAATGTTAGTCCTGAATTATTTGAAGAACATCTGAAAGTTATAAAAGAATATAAAATGAATACTATAACTATTTCAGAATTTTATAATAAAGAAGTACCAACAAACTCTATACTTTTGACTTTTGATGATGGTTACTTTGACAACTATAAATATGTGTTTCCTCTATTAAAAAAATATAATATGAAGGCAACTATATTCTTAAATACTTTATATATAATGGATAAAAGAGAAACGGAACCTGAAATTAAGGATAATAATACAGTAAATCTAGAAGCTATGAAAGAATATATCAAAAGTGGTAAAGCCACTATAAATCAGTATATGTCTTGGGAAGAGATAAAAGAAATGTATGATAGTTCTCTAATAGATTTTCAAGCTCATTCTCACAAGCATATGGCAATGTTTGTTGATACTAAGATAGAAGGACTTACAAATAAGAATAGAATGGAAGCTCCTGAATTGTACTTATATGGAGAATTGGAAGATAACTTTCCTAGTTTTCCCAAAAGAGGAGAATATACAGGAAAAGCCATACTTATAAAAAAAGAATTCTTCAAAATTTTTAAAGAATTTTATGAAAAAAATATAGAAAATAAAGTTACTGATAAAAATGAAGTTTTAAAAAAATCTCAAGAATTTATTGATGAAAATAAAGAATACTTCTCTATCGAAAGTGAAGCTGAGTACAGAAAAAGAATAGAAGAAGATTTTTCAGAGAATAAAAAAATAATAGAAAAAAATCTAGGAAATGAAGTAAAATTCTTTTGTTGGCCTTGGGGACACAGAAGTAAAGAAACAATTAAAGTTTTAAAGGAATTAGGAGTAGTTGGTTTTATTTCTACAAAAAAAGGAACTAATTCTATAAAAGCAAATTGGAATATGATAAGAAGAATTGAATTAAGAAACTATAGTGTTAAAAAATTTAAAATTAATTTGTTGCTTGCAAGAAATTTAATTTTAGGAAAAATATATGGTTGGATATCTTAA
- a CDS encoding Na+/H+ antiporter NhaC family protein encodes MENKIENKASFKGLIPFLVFILLYLGTGIFLNIQGVELAFYQLPGPVAAFAGIVIAFIIFRGTITEKFNTFLEGCGHPDIITMCIIYLLAGAFAIVSKAMGGVDSTVNLGITYIPPHYIAVGLFIIGAFISTATGTSVGAIVALGPIAVGLGEKSGVPMPLILAAVMGGAMFGDNLSVISDTTIAATKTQGVEMKDKFRINSYIALPAAILTIILLFIFARPDVVPEAVSHEYNLLKVLPYVFVLVMALVGVNVFVVLTSGILLSGIIGFIYGDFTLLSYGKEIYNGFTNMTEIFVLSLLTGGMAQMVTREGGIDWVINTVQKFIVGKKSAKLGIGLLVSLADIAVANNTVAIIITGGISKKISENNKVDLRESAAFLDIFSCVFQGMIPYGAQMLILLGFAGDKVSPTQLIPLLWYQLLLAVFTIIYIAVPQISNKTLSFIDKKQS; translated from the coding sequence ATGGAAAATAAAATAGAAAACAAAGCTAGTTTTAAAGGTTTAATCCCATTTTTAGTTTTTATTTTACTTTATTTAGGAACTGGAATTTTTCTAAATATACAAGGTGTTGAATTAGCATTTTATCAATTACCTGGTCCAGTAGCAGCCTTTGCTGGAATAGTTATAGCTTTCATTATTTTTAGAGGAACTATTACAGAAAAATTTAATACTTTCCTTGAAGGTTGTGGACATCCTGATATTATCACAATGTGTATTATTTATCTTTTAGCTGGAGCTTTTGCAATAGTTTCTAAGGCTATGGGTGGAGTAGATTCTACAGTTAATTTAGGAATAACTTATATTCCTCCACACTATATAGCTGTTGGACTTTTCATAATAGGTGCTTTCATTTCTACAGCAACTGGAACATCAGTTGGAGCAATAGTTGCACTAGGACCAATAGCTGTTGGACTTGGTGAAAAAAGTGGAGTTCCTATGCCTTTAATTTTAGCTGCCGTTATGGGTGGAGCAATGTTTGGAGATAACTTATCAGTTATTTCAGATACTACAATAGCAGCAACTAAAACACAAGGTGTTGAAATGAAAGATAAATTTAGAATAAACTCATATATAGCTTTACCTGCTGCAATACTTACAATAATTTTACTTTTCATTTTTGCAAGACCAGATGTAGTTCCTGAAGCAGTGAGCCATGAATACAATTTACTTAAAGTTTTACCTTATGTTTTTGTACTTGTTATGGCACTAGTAGGAGTAAATGTTTTCGTAGTTTTAACTTCTGGAATTTTACTTTCAGGAATAATTGGTTTCATTTATGGTGATTTTACTTTACTAAGCTATGGTAAAGAAATCTATAACGGCTTTACAAACATGACAGAAATTTTTGTTCTTTCTCTTCTAACAGGTGGTATGGCACAAATGGTTACTAGAGAAGGAGGTATAGATTGGGTTATAAATACTGTACAAAAATTTATAGTTGGTAAAAAGAGTGCAAAACTTGGTATAGGTTTATTAGTTTCTTTAGCTGATATAGCTGTTGCAAACAATACAGTTGCCATTATCATAACTGGTGGAATCTCTAAAAAAATTTCTGAAAACAATAAAGTAGATTTAAGAGAAAGTGCTGCCTTTTTAGATATATTCTCATGTGTCTTCCAAGGAATGATACCTTATGGTGCTCAAATGTTAATTCTTTTAGGATTTGCTGGAGATAAAGTTTCTCCAACACAGCTTATTCCTTTATTATGGTATCAATTATTATTAGCAGTATTTACAATAATATATATAGCAGTCCCTCAAATAAGTAACAAAACTTTAAGTTTTATAGACAAAAAACAATCTTAA
- a CDS encoding RIO1 family regulatory kinase/ATPase, with the protein MIKVLKDDHRSYVYVFELEPYGNKKFVYKESREKNKRKWQRFLNFFRGSESKREYYQMKKINSLGLKTAKPVFYNKEYLMYEYIEGNEPTIDDIDLVVKELKKIHSMGYLHGDSHINNFLISPEKEVYIIDSKFQKNKYGKFGEIFEMMYLEDSVGIEIDYDKKSFYYKGAMLLRKYLTFFSKLKNIIRGK; encoded by the coding sequence ATTATAAAAGTTTTAAAAGATGATCATAGAAGCTATGTCTATGTCTTTGAATTAGAGCCTTATGGCAATAAAAAATTTGTGTATAAAGAATCAAGAGAAAAAAATAAAAGAAAATGGCAAAGATTTTTAAATTTTTTTAGAGGTTCTGAAAGTAAAAGAGAATATTATCAAATGAAAAAAATAAATTCTTTGGGACTTAAAACAGCAAAACCTGTTTTCTATAATAAAGAGTATTTAATGTATGAGTATATTGAAGGAAATGAACCAACAATAGACGATATTGACTTGGTAGTAAAAGAGTTAAAAAAAATACATTCTATGGGCTATTTACATGGAGATTCACATATTAATAATTTTTTGATATCTCCTGAAAAAGAAGTATATATAATCGATTCAAAATTTCAGAAAAATAAATATGGAAAATTTGGAGAAATCTTTGAAATGATGTATTTAGAGGACAGTGTAGGAATAGAAATTGACTATGATAAAAAAAGTTTTTATTACAAAGGTGCAATGTTACTTAGAAAATATTTAACTTTTTTTTCAAAATTAAAAAATATAATTAGAGGAAAATAA
- a CDS encoding glycosyltransferase family 9 protein has translation MEIKRILVSRTDKIGDLILSIPSFFMIKKMYPNAELVAIVRKYNMDIVKNLPYIDRFVIIDDYTKAELLEKIAYFKADVFIALYNDSYIAALARASKAKIRIGPISKLNSFFTYNKGVLQKRSRSVKNEGQYNLDLVAKLDKKKFSILYELNTKLVLTDDNRKVADTFFKENSIEGKCLVVNPFIGGSAKNITDEQYVSILKKVKEEMPDLNIIVTSHISDEERNEKFCKDIGKDKVFSFSNGASILNTASIIDRADVYFGASTGPTHIAGALGKRIVAIYPNKKTQSTTRWGIFGNSNVEYIVPDENNPNEDYKNPYFDNFTEEMEDKVVKKILEGLK, from the coding sequence ATGGAAATTAAAAGAATTTTAGTTTCAAGAACAGATAAAATTGGAGATTTAATTTTATCTATACCTAGTTTTTTTATGATAAAAAAAATGTATCCTAATGCAGAGCTTGTAGCCATTGTTAGGAAATATAATATGGATATAGTAAAGAACTTACCATATATTGATAGGTTTGTTATAATTGATGACTACACTAAGGCTGAACTTTTAGAGAAAATTGCCTATTTTAAAGCTGATGTTTTCATAGCCTTATATAATGATAGTTATATTGCTGCACTTGCAAGAGCAAGTAAGGCTAAAATAAGAATAGGACCCATATCTAAATTAAATTCCTTTTTTACATATAATAAAGGAGTTCTACAAAAAAGATCAAGGTCAGTTAAAAATGAAGGTCAATATAATTTAGACTTAGTTGCAAAGCTAGATAAGAAAAAATTTTCAATATTATATGAATTAAATACAAAATTGGTACTTACAGATGATAATAGAAAAGTGGCAGATACATTCTTTAAAGAAAATTCTATTGAAGGGAAATGTCTTGTAGTAAATCCTTTTATAGGAGGCTCTGCTAAAAATATAACAGATGAGCAATATGTGAGTATATTAAAAAAAGTAAAAGAAGAAATGCCTGATTTAAATATTATTGTTACAAGTCATATATCAGATGAAGAAAGAAATGAGAAGTTTTGTAAAGATATAGGGAAAGATAAGGTTTTTAGTTTTTCTAATGGTGCGAGTATACTGAATACGGCCTCAATAATAGATAGAGCAGATGTGTATTTTGGAGCTTCAACAGGGCCAACTCATATAGCAGGAGCATTAGGAAAAAGAATAGTGGCTATTTATCCTAACAAAAAGACTCAGAGTACAACTAGATGGGGAATTTTTGGAAATTCAAATGTTGAATACATAGTTCCTGATGAAAATAATCCAAATGAAGACTATAAAAATCCATACTTTGATAACTTTACAGAGGAAATGGAAGACAAGGTTGTTAAGAAAATATTAGAGGGATTAAAATGA
- the megL gene encoding methionine gamma-lyase, whose protein sequence is MENKKCGLGTTAIHAGTLKNLYGTLAMPIYQTSTFIFDSAEQGGRRFALEEAGYIYTRLGNPTTTVLEDKIAALEEGEAAVATSSGMGAISSTLWTILKAGDHIVTDKTLYGCTFALMCHGLTRFGIDVTFVDTSNLDEVKNAMKENTRVVYLETPANPNLKIVDIEALAKLAHTNPNTLVIVDNTFATPYMQKPLTLGADIVVHSVTKYINGHGDVIAGLVITNKALADQIRFVGLKDMTGAVLGPQDAYYIIRGMKTFEIRMERHCKNARRVVEFLNNHPKIERVYYPGLETHPGYEIAKKQMKDFGAMISFELKGGFEAGKTLLNSLKLCSLAVSLGDTETLIQHPASMTHSPYTKEEREAAGITDGLVRLSVGLENVEDIIADLEQGLEKI, encoded by the coding sequence ATGGAAAATAAAAAATGTGGTTTAGGGACAACTGCTATACACGCAGGAACTTTAAAAAATTTATATGGAACTCTTGCTATGCCAATATATCAAACTTCTACCTTTATATTTGACTCAGCTGAACAAGGTGGAAGAAGATTTGCTCTTGAAGAAGCTGGATATATTTACACAAGATTAGGAAATCCTACAACAACAGTTTTAGAAGATAAAATTGCTGCTCTTGAAGAAGGAGAGGCTGCTGTTGCCACTTCATCTGGAATGGGGGCTATATCTTCTACATTATGGACTATTTTGAAAGCTGGTGACCATATTGTAACAGACAAAACTTTATATGGTTGTACATTTGCTTTGATGTGTCATGGACTTACAAGATTTGGAATTGATGTTACTTTTGTTGATACTTCAAATTTAGACGAAGTTAAAAATGCTATGAAAGAAAACACAAGAGTTGTTTATCTTGAAACTCCTGCCAACCCAAATTTAAAAATAGTTGACATTGAAGCCTTAGCTAAACTAGCTCATACAAACCCAAATACTCTAGTTATTGTCGACAATACTTTTGCTACTCCATATATGCAAAAACCTTTAACATTAGGTGCAGATATCGTTGTTCACTCTGTAACAAAATATATAAATGGACATGGAGATGTTATAGCTGGGCTTGTTATAACAAACAAAGCTCTTGCTGATCAAATTCGTTTTGTTGGTCTAAAAGATATGACAGGTGCAGTTCTAGGGCCTCAAGATGCTTACTATATCATAAGAGGTATGAAAACTTTTGAAATTCGTATGGAAAGACACTGTAAAAATGCTAGAAGAGTTGTAGAATTTTTAAATAATCATCCTAAAATTGAAAGAGTTTACTATCCAGGACTTGAAACTCACCCTGGTTATGAAATTGCAAAAAAACAAATGAAAGATTTTGGAGCTATGATTTCTTTTGAATTAAAAGGAGGATTTGAAGCTGGAAAAACTTTATTAAATAGTTTAAAACTTTGTTCATTAGCTGTTTCTTTAGGAGATACTGAAACTCTAATACAACACCCTGCTTCTATGACACACTCTCCTTATACTAAAGAAGAAAGAGAAGCTGCTGGAATAACTGATGGTTTAGTAAGATTGTCAGTTGGACTTGAAAATGTGGAAGATATTATTGCCGACCTAGAACAAGGTTTAGAAAAAATATAG
- a CDS encoding glycosyltransferase family 2 protein → MTLTVSIITLNEEKNLERTLKSVQDFADEIVIVDSGSTDKTEEIAKKFGAKFVYQEWLGYGAQRNKAIDLATSDWVLNIDADEEISPELAKRIKAIKENSRYKVYKINFMSVCFNKKIKHGGWSNSYRIRLFRKDAGRFNENSVHEEFETTQEIAKLHKFIYHHTYSNLADYFDRFNKYTTLGAIEYYKKGKKASIISIVLSPIYKFLRMYIVRLGFLDGLEGFLLATTSSLY, encoded by the coding sequence GTGACCTTAACCGTTTCAATAATAACTTTAAATGAAGAGAAAAACTTAGAAAGAACTTTAAAATCTGTACAAGATTTTGCTGATGAAATAGTAATAGTAGACAGTGGATCGACAGATAAAACAGAAGAAATCGCTAAAAAATTTGGAGCAAAGTTTGTATATCAAGAATGGCTTGGCTATGGTGCACAAAGAAATAAAGCTATAGATCTAGCAACTTCTGATTGGGTCTTAAATATAGATGCTGATGAGGAAATTTCCCCTGAACTTGCTAAAAGAATAAAGGCGATAAAGGAAAATAGTCGTTATAAAGTATATAAAATAAACTTTATGTCAGTTTGCTTTAATAAGAAAATAAAACATGGTGGTTGGAGCAATTCATATAGAATAAGACTATTTAGAAAAGATGCAGGAAGATTCAATGAAAATAGCGTTCATGAGGAGTTTGAAACAACTCAAGAGATAGCTAAGCTTCATAAATTTATCTATCATCACACTTACTCTAATTTGGCAGATTATTTTGATAGATTCAATAAATATACAACTTTAGGGGCTATTGAATACTATAAAAAAGGAAAAAAAGCTAGTATAATTTCTATAGTATTGAGTCCAATATATAAATTTTTAAGAATGTATATAGTAAGACTTGGTTTTTTAGATGGGCTTGAAGGCTTTCTATTAGCTACAACAAGTTCACTTTATTAA
- a CDS encoding glycosyltransferase family 9 protein, whose amino-acid sequence MENRKRILVIRLSSIGDVILTTPVLKAFKEKYPESIIDFLVIDKFKDAISLSPYVDNLLLFNKEKNDGLSNLIKFAKELSKNEYDYVFDLHSKFRSKIITFILSKFYKVKSYTYKKRAFWKSILVNLKLIKYEVDNTIIKNYFSAFKDFGLKYQGEDLNFSFEPELKNKFEEYKNAIVFAVGASKETKKWTVEGFGKLAKKLYETYGKKIILVGGKEDYERCDTIEKISENSVVNLAGKLSLKETGALLSQARFLLTNDSGPFHIARGVGCKTFVIFGPTSPGMFDFGENDILVYNKIECTPCSLHGDKVCPKKHFKCMKELSYEKVFKIIESKEW is encoded by the coding sequence TTGGAAAATCGAAAAAGAATATTAGTTATAAGGTTAAGTTCAATAGGAGATGTAATACTTACAACTCCAGTGTTAAAAGCATTTAAAGAAAAATACCCTGAAAGTATAATTGATTTCTTAGTGATAGACAAATTTAAAGATGCAATAAGCTTATCGCCTTATGTAGATAATCTCCTGCTCTTTAATAAAGAAAAAAATGATGGTTTATCAAATTTAATAAAGTTTGCTAAAGAACTTTCAAAAAATGAATATGACTATGTATTTGACTTACATTCTAAGTTTCGTTCAAAAATAATTACATTTATTTTGAGTAAATTCTATAAGGTGAAATCATACACCTATAAAAAAAGAGCTTTTTGGAAGTCTATATTGGTCAATCTGAAACTTATTAAATATGAAGTTGACAATACTATAATTAAAAATTATTTTTCAGCTTTTAAAGATTTTGGGTTAAAATATCAGGGAGAAGATTTAAATTTTTCATTTGAACCTGAGTTAAAAAATAAATTTGAAGAATATAAAAATGCTATAGTTTTTGCTGTAGGAGCTTCAAAAGAAACTAAAAAGTGGACAGTGGAAGGCTTTGGAAAACTAGCAAAAAAACTATATGAAACTTATGGCAAAAAAATAATTTTAGTTGGTGGCAAAGAAGATTATGAAAGATGTGATACAATAGAGAAAATAAGTGAAAATTCTGTTGTTAATTTAGCTGGAAAGTTAAGTTTAAAAGAAACAGGAGCTCTACTATCACAGGCAAGATTTTTACTTACAAATGACTCAGGACCTTTTCATATCGCAAGAGGTGTAGGTTGTAAAACATTTGTAATATTTGGACCTACAAGTCCAGGAATGTTTGACTTTGGAGAAAATGATATTTTAGTCTATAATAAGATTGAATGTACGCCTTGTAGTTTACATGGTGATAAAGTTTGTCCCAAAAAACATTTTAAATGTATGAAAGAATTAAGTTATGAAAAAGTTTTTAAAATAATAGAAAGTAAGGAGTGGTAA